DNA sequence from the Cohnella herbarum genome:
TTGACTCCGTCCGCCACCGCAGCCTCCGCGACCGGCGCCAGCGTGCCGATAGAGATATCGTTCGGCAGGAGGAGCCCTGTCCGGGGCCAGATGACCTTAATCGATATCTCGCCTGGTGCATTTTCGTACACCTGGAACGTACCCGATCCAAGATTCGCAATGCGGCTCGACAGATCTCTGGCCCCGTCCTTTAAATAAGCCGACCTCGAATCGAAGGTATAGCCGTTCGCCGCCTTGAGAACATACTCCGTTGCGTAAGTCATTCCGGAAACGAACGGATCTCCCTCATCCAAGTAGGCAAAGGGAGTCTCTTGACTCCAATCCACATAAGTGACCGTCGCATGGTTGAATACGTTCGTTCCATTCGCCACGACGCCGGATGGCACAGGGGCAACAGTGCCGATCGAAATATCGGAAGCCCCGATGACGATCTGCCCCGATCCTGCATCGGTCGACTCCCAACCTACGATGAGGGTCAAGGTGTCATTAGGACGAGTTACCGTCGATACTGTAGCCCCAGCCAACATACCCGTGCCAAGATTGGCGATGCGTCCCGCCAACGACTTGGCTCCGTTCTTGTAGATTCCGCTCGTGGTATCGAAGGCATACCCTGCGTTGGCCGTGATGACATATTTCGAGTAATAGTACATGTTAGCCGCGAAAGTTCCACTTGCCGGACCAAAAATAGTGCCATTGTTGGACCAAGTAATAACGGCCGTGGCTTTGTTGAACGTATTCGCGCCGTCCGCGATCGCCTCGCCTGTTACCGGAGCAATCGTACCGATCGAAATATCGGAGGGCTCGATCGTTGCGTTCGGCCACGTGATTACGATCGTCAGCGTATCGTTTAAAGAGAACCCTTGGCTTACGGTCGCGGTGAAAGTCGCCGCGAACGGTCCCGAGCCTAAGTTGGCGATGCTGCCCGTTATGTCTTTCGCGCCGTTCTTCTCATATGCGCCGGACACCGGATCGAACACATAGCCCGAGTTTGCCGTCAGCACGTATTTGGTCCGGTAGACCGTGCTATGCGCGAAAGCGCCGCTCGCGGCGGCGTAGCTTGTCCCATCTGACGACCAGGTCACAGCCGCGGTTCCGCCGCCGAACGAGACCATTCCGTCGGAGATAGCCGCCCCGTTCACCGGAGCCGCCGTTCCAATAGCGATATCGGCTGCGACAACGACCGCGTCCTCATCCGCCGACGCGGTCACGGGCACCATCGCACTTAGGAGCACTATCGATAAAATAATAGATACAAGCTTAGAAGCCATCCTTGTCCTCAAGTACGATCGCAAACGATTCATATTGTCCTCCTTAATCTATCCATTGAAGATCGACGTTGCGACAGACGGCCAGCATACGCAGAATTAAGGCGACTGCCTGCTCGCGCGTCGCGTAGGCGCTCGGATTAAACTTGTTGTCGCCTTGACCCTTCACCACGTCCGCGCCAGCCAGCAGTTCAATCCATTGACGTGCCCAGTTGCCGGTCGTATCCGCGAATGAGGCATTGCCAATAGACTCATCGAAAATCATGAGCCGTGCTAGAATTGCTGAAATCTCGGCCCGGGAAATCTGCTGATTCGGCTTGAAAGTCCCGTCGCCCATACCTTCAATGACGCCCGCGGCAGTCAAAGCGCCAATAGACGGTTCCGCCCAGTGACCCTTGGTATCGGATAAGGCTGTGCTCGCACCGCTCGCCGTATCGAGATACAGCGCGTTCGCTACCATTGCGGTGAATTCGGCGCGCGTTATGGAATCTGCGCCATGGAAGTTCCCGTCGGGTTTCCCTTGAACGATGCCCAAGCGCTGGGCGACTTGAATCGCTTCGAAGCTCCATCTACTCTCCTTCACATCGGCAAAGGGCTTGTATTCGTTCGCTTGAAGCGCGGTTAACGAGGATTCTCTCACCTTCGGCGCATTCGCGATCTTCTCGTTCAGCAATGGCCCGCGAGATACAGGCGATGCGATATTGTCGCTCGCTCTCGTTACGGTGAGCATGTAAGATTTCGTCGTGCCGTCCTCCGCCGTTACCGTGACCAAGATCGAATTGTCTCCGGTCTTGAGACTAATGGCGCCCGAGGCCGAACCGCTCGACACAGCCGCACCGTTCACCTTCACCGTTGCCACGCGGTCTGTAACCGACGGCGCGACAGTCAAGCTGCTTACGCTATTTGCCACGCTGACCGAATAACTCGTCGTGCCCGATGCGAACGCCGGGCTCAGGCTGCCGCTCGACAGCGTTAACCCACTTAGGCGCGCGTCATTGCTCCTGCTGACGCTGATGCCGCCCCCGCTCGTTGCCGCTGGAGCCCTCGTCACCGTTACGGTGTACGTGCTCGTGGTCGTTCCGTCTTGCGCCGTTACCACGACCGGGATTGCGTTCGCACCTACGATTAAACTAATCGCACCTGAGGCCGCTCCGCTTGCCACTCCAACGCCATCTACCGTCACCGTTGCGTTGCTATGACTCACCGTCGGCATCATCGTAATGCTGCCAACGGCGTTCGCCACACTTGCCGCATAACCTGTCGTGCCGGATGCGAACGTCGGGCTTAGAGTGCCGCTCGATAGCGCTAACCCGCTCAAGCTCGCATCGTTGCTCGGCGCCCTAGTTACCGTCACGGTGTACGTGCTAATTGTCGTTCCATTTTGCGCCGTCACCACGACCGGGATCGCGTTCGCGCCTACGTTCAAGCTAATCGCACCCGAGGCCGCTCCGCTTGCCACCTCAACGCCATCTACCGTCACCGTTGCGTTGCTATCACTCACCGTCGGCGTCACCGTAATGCTGCCAACGGCGTTCGCCACACTTGCCGCATAACCTGTCGTGCCCCATGCAAACGTCGGGCTTAGAGTACCGCTCGACAGCGCCAAACCGCTCAAGCTCGCATCGTTGCTCGGCGCCCTAGTTACCGTCACGGTGTACGTGCTAATTGTCGTTCCATCTTGCGCCGTCACCACGACCGGGATCGCGTTCGCGCCTACGTTCAAGCTAATCGCACCCGAGGCCGCTCCGCTTGCTACTCCAACGCCATCAACCGTCACCGTTGCGTTGCTATCACTCACCGTTGGCGTCACCGTAATGCTATTTACGTTGTTTGCCACGCTTGCCGAATAACCTGTCGTGCCCCATGCGAACGTCGGGCTTAGAGTGCCGCTCGATAGCGCCAAACCGCTCAAGCTCGCGTCATCCGACGCGCGCGTTACCGTCACGGTATACGTCTTCGCCGTTCCATCATGCGCCGTAACTTCGATTGGAATCAGATTAGCTCCTACGCTCAGGTTGATCGCGCCCGATGCCGTTCCGCTTGTCACCGGCGCGCTATCGACGGTTACCGTCGCGTCGACGTCGCTTACCGTAGGCGTGACAGTGACGCTATATACGCTGAGCGATACGCTAGCCGTATAACTCGTCGTGCCCGATACGAAACCAGGGCTTAGACTGCCGCTGGATAACGTCAACCCGCTCAAGTTCGAATTGTTGGAGGGAGCAAGACGCCGAATTCGATTATTGCTCGAGTCCGCGATGTACAGCGTCCCGCTACTATGCAATGCGACCGCCGCCGGTAAATTCATCGGGGAAGCAGTCGCCACTATCCCGTCTCCAGAATAAGCAAAGCTTCCGTTGCCCGCAATCGTGGAGACGGTATTCGATGCCTTATTCAATATCCGAATCCGACTGTTGCCCGCATCGGCGATATACAAATTATCGTTACTGTCCATCGCCAATCCGATAGGTATGCTAATATACGCATGTTCGGCATCCGTTCTATCCGGCGAATAGCCAGGGTAGCCAACGCCGGTCACGGTGGAGATGTTCCCCGTTGAAGCTGCCACCATCCGAATTCTATGATTATTGGAGTCTGAAATATATAGATTGTCGACGCTGTCGACCGCCAGTCCGTAGGGAAAATTCAATTGATTCGCACTAGCAGGTCCGCCATCTCCGGAATAAGCCCCTTCGCTCGGTTGCCCTGTTCCAGTGCCTGCAACCGTGATAATTGTCCCTGACGTGCTTACTTTTCGAACCCGGTTATTGCCCGTATCCGCGATATAGAGATTCCCCGCCCTATCGAACGCCAGGGCAGTAGGACCGTTTAAATCGGCAAACGTCGCCGGGCCATTGTCTCCCAAATACCCCTTGTTCCCCGTACCTGCAACCGTGGTGATAATGCCATCGTCGGCATCCACTCTCCGTACCCTGTTATTGCCGGTATCCGAGATATACAGATTGCCGGCGGCATCGAACGCGATGCCGCTCGGATACGCCAACTGGGCATCCTCCGCCTGCCCTCCGTCTCCCGAGAACCCTTGAGCCCCGGTGCCCGCCACCGTCGTAATGATCCCGGTCGATTTATCGACTTTACGAACGCGATTGCCGCCGCTATCCGCAATATACAGATTGCCGTTGCTATCGAAAACAATGCCTCTCGGATCTTTGATTTCCGCATCCGTCGCCAAGCCCCCATCTCCCGAAGAGCCGTAGCTTCCCGTGCCCGCTACCGTGACAATAATATCGCCGTTCGCCGCATAAGCTTGTCCCCTGAACAACAGAGACAAGGATGTCGTCACTAACATAAAAGCCAATATAGAGGCCATAAACCGTCTCCATTTACGCATGCCCGTTCCCCCTATCAAACTATGCCACCGCCAATTTTATAGAAAAAGCGACACTAGCACATCTATAGAAAGTTATAAAAAGCGTAAAAAACGCGTATATTGTCGAACAGAGTCTGCTGCTTGCCCATCAAAAAAAAGCACGGCTCTCCAACGGGAGAAACCGTGCCTTGTTCGCATGATTTAGTCTATCCATTTATGCTCTCTTGCTTTCTTAATCGCCTGCACTCGCGTACGGACGTCCAGTTTCTCATAGATATGGCTGGCGTGACTTTTTACTGTTCCCTCCGTAATATCCATATCCAGTGCGATCTGCTTATTGGACATCCCTTCGGCCATGAGACGGACAATCTCCACCTCGCGATTGGTCAGCCGTTCGATCTGCGGCTTTTTTTTGCGGCTCACCTCTACCCGAATCGGTACTGCCATTTCCTGCTGAGAAAGATGGAGTACCCGAAGCAGACTAACGGCATAGTCAGGCGGAAAAGAGGTCTCGGGCTTTGAACGGTTGTCTTGCCGTTCTTTCACATAAGCGGATAGAATCTCCGCCATGACGGCGCCTTCGTCCACGAAACTGCGAACGAACCTTTGCGGCCACGCCAAGCGCAGTGCGGTCTCCAGCAAGTCGAGCGCTTTTCTCGTTTGCCCGCTGCGATATTGCATCACGCTTTGCAAGATGACTATTTTGATTCGTTCTCGAAGACGATCCTCTTTCCAGAACAGCTGCTGCAACCGTTCCGACAACAACATCGCTTCGTCCGTCCGCCCGCAAGCGGCGAGCACCCTCGCTAAAGCCGCATATTCGGCTGCGCCGTTCAACGATATCTCATCCGTCGAGGCCATGCCGTATCGTTCGAGCCATCTCATCGCCGCTTGCAGGGAGCCCTGTCGGACGGCCAAGCAAGCTTGCTCCGCTTCTATTTTCCGAAGAAAGAGTTCATAATCCGGAGATTCGATTTGTATCGTCAACCTCTCCAGCAGCTCCGCGGCCCGGACCGGATGGCCAAGCGCTTGCTGAATTCGCGAAGCGCTAATGTAAATTTGCATCATGCTCCGAGTGTTGGGCGGCGCGTCCTCGGGACGAAGGACCTGACCAATGCAGCGCTCAGCTTCCTCGAGCCGATTCCATTCATAGAGCAGCTTGCTATAAGAAGCTT
Encoded proteins:
- a CDS encoding cadherin-like beta sandwich domain-containing protein — protein: MRKWRRFMASILAFMLVTTSLSLLFRGQAYAANGDIIVTVAGTGSYGSSGDGGLATDAEIKDPRGIVFDSNGNLYIADSGGNRVRKVDKSTGIITTVAGTGAQGFSGDGGQAEDAQLAYPSGIAFDAAGNLYISDTGNNRVRRVDADDGIITTVAGTGNKGYLGDNGPATFADLNGPTALAFDRAGNLYIADTGNNRVRKVSTSGTIITVAGTGTGQPSEGAYSGDGGPASANQLNFPYGLAVDSVDNLYISDSNNHRIRMVAASTGNISTVTGVGYPGYSPDRTDAEHAYISIPIGLAMDSNDNLYIADAGNSRIRILNKASNTVSTIAGNGSFAYSGDGIVATASPMNLPAAVALHSSGTLYIADSSNNRIRRLAPSNNSNLSGLTLSSGSLSPGFVSGTTSYTASVSLSVYSVTVTPTVSDVDATVTVDSAPVTSGTASGAINLSVGANLIPIEVTAHDGTAKTYTVTVTRASDDASLSGLALSSGTLSPTFAWGTTGYSASVANNVNSITVTPTVSDSNATVTVDGVGVASGAASGAISLNVGANAIPVVVTAQDGTTISTYTVTVTRAPSNDASLSGLALSSGTLSPTFAWGTTGYAASVANAVGSITVTPTVSDSNATVTVDGVEVASGAASGAISLNVGANAIPVVVTAQNGTTISTYTVTVTRAPSNDASLSGLALSSGTLSPTFASGTTGYAASVANAVGSITMMPTVSHSNATVTVDGVGVASGAASGAISLIVGANAIPVVVTAQDGTTTSTYTVTVTRAPAATSGGGISVSRSNDARLSGLTLSSGSLSPAFASGTTSYSVSVANSVSSLTVAPSVTDRVATVKVNGAAVSSGSASGAISLKTGDNSILVTVTAEDGTTKSYMLTVTRASDNIASPVSRGPLLNEKIANAPKVRESSLTALQANEYKPFADVKESRWSFEAIQVAQRLGIVQGKPDGNFHGADSITRAEFTAMVANALYLDTASGASTALSDTKGHWAEPSIGALTAAGVIEGMGDGTFKPNQQISRAEISAILARLMIFDESIGNASFADTTGNWARQWIELLAGADVVKGQGDNKFNPSAYATREQAVALILRMLAVCRNVDLQWID